CGTCCTTTCGTCCTTTCGTCCTTTCGTCCTTTCGTCCTTTCGTCCTTTCGTCCTTTCGTCCTTTCGTCCTTTCGTCCTTTCGTCCTTCCGTCCTTCCGTCCTTCCGTCCTTCTGTCCCTCTGTCCCTCTGTCCCTCCGTCCCTCCGGTTTTTAACAATTGAGTTTATCCCCTTATTGTATTATAATAATCACTATAATGGTTGAAAATGCCCCGTATTTCAGCGTTTATTACTTTTATTGCGGGAGACGGCATCAAGGGAGAAGGCGATAGTGGACGCGGACGAAAAGAAGCTTTACGTAAAACTTGCCAACGGCTACTACCAGAATAAAGAGTATAAAAAAGCCATTGAACTGTATGAAAAACTGTACAGTGCCGACGCCGAAGACGTAAACATACTGAATATGCTGGCGGATTCATATTCCAAAACAGGTAATTCCCTTAAAGCGCTTGACGGTTATGTAGCTGCGCTTTCCATCTATGAAAAAAAACTTCAGTATGAAAAAGTCGTAAGGATAATAAAAAAAGTCATAAAAACCTTTCCGGAAGAACCCAGGGTAAAAAATAAGCTTAAGTCCGCGTTAAGGACTATGATACGCGACGCGGAAAAAAAAGTGATGGAAGGCGAATTTGAAGAAGCCAGAAATATTTATGAATCCATAATTGACTTCAACAGTGAAGAATATCCTATAAATATAAAAATGAAAGAATTAAATGACGCCGAAGCCAGGCATAAATCCATTAAAATGAAACAGATGGAAAATGAAATGAAGGCAAAGACGTCCGGCACCGGAAACGAACTGGTTGATAAATTTGAAATAATGGCGCAGAATTACCTGGACAACGGGGATTATGACGGAGCTGTTGAAACTTATATTACCGCGCTTAAACTCGCGCCTAATGACAAGGGGCTAAGGGACAAACTGCACAGGGTGTATTCCATTGTTGCTTCCAAATCAACCGGGGAAAAAATATGGGAAAAACTTGACAGTTCGCCTAAAGATAAGCTGGAAGAGGCAAAAAGAAAAGCGGTGGAAGAACGCAATAAAAAGATAATGCAGGAAGAAGAAGACCGCGCCCGGATGCTGCTTGAAGAAGAAGCAAGGATGCAGAGCGAATATGAAAAGATGGAACTTGAAATAATTCAGAAGGCCGCGGTGGAACTTAAAACAAAGCTGGATGAAGCGCAGAAAAACGAAAAACTTAAATCCGAAGAAGTTCAGAAAATAATGAAAGAGCAGGAAGAAAAAAAGAAAACACTGCTTGAAAAACTGAAACGGGAAGCAATAGACAAGTGGAACAAGCAGAAAGAAGATATAATGAAAAAAGCAAAAGAAGGAATGGCGGAAGAGGAAATAAAACCCGCGCCGCAGCCTTCTTTGGTTTCCGCTCCTGTTCAGGAAGAACAGAAGATGATAAAAATAAAGAACGAACCGGTCCAGCAGCCGTTTAAAATTGAAGACCTTAAAAAACAGCCGATTAACGGAGAAGATAAGAAAAAAAGCCTTTCTGACGCTTTAAAAGGAGCTTATGCCGTACCTAACCTTTCAAAAAGCGCGTTTGAAACGGCTAAAGAAATAAAAGAAATAAAAGAAGAACAGCCTGTTAATACCGTGCCCGTGGTGCAGCCCGTGGCAGCCGCGGCCTCAGGCGGTTCATCCAAATTTGATGAACTTATAGAAGACAGCGAAGAGGAACCGCGGGAAGATATTGAAGTGAACGACGATACTCTTGATTCGCTTATTACAACCGCATTCATTTACATTAACCAGAATATGTTAAAGGAAGCGCTTCATATTTATAATAAAGTATCGGAAAAATACAGCGGGAATCCCGAAGTTCAGCAGATAGCCGCGGAAGTGGCCAAAAGGCAGGGTAAGTAGAACGGCAGATACGCAGCCGCTCCGCGTATAATATCTGAAGCTGCTGAATTATCAGCAAAAAAAACCATTAAAAAAAATTATATTACATATAAAGGAGAAATAAAATGCCGCAGACCGTGAAATTGCCAGCCTGGAAAGAATTAAAAGGTAATTATGAAAAAGTTAAA
This portion of the Candidatus Goldiibacteriota bacterium genome encodes:
- a CDS encoding tetratricopeptide repeat protein, producing MRETASREKAIVDADEKKLYVKLANGYYQNKEYKKAIELYEKLYSADAEDVNILNMLADSYSKTGNSLKALDGYVAALSIYEKKLQYEKVVRIIKKVIKTFPEEPRVKNKLKSALRTMIRDAEKKVMEGEFEEARNIYESIIDFNSEEYPINIKMKELNDAEARHKSIKMKQMENEMKAKTSGTGNELVDKFEIMAQNYLDNGDYDGAVETYITALKLAPNDKGLRDKLHRVYSIVASKSTGEKIWEKLDSSPKDKLEEAKRKAVEERNKKIMQEEEDRARMLLEEEARMQSEYEKMELEIIQKAAVELKTKLDEAQKNEKLKSEEVQKIMKEQEEKKKTLLEKLKREAIDKWNKQKEDIMKKAKEGMAEEEIKPAPQPSLVSAPVQEEQKMIKIKNEPVQQPFKIEDLKKQPINGEDKKKSLSDALKGAYAVPNLSKSAFETAKEIKEIKEEQPVNTVPVVQPVAAAASGGSSKFDELIEDSEEEPREDIEVNDDTLDSLITTAFIYINQNMLKEALHIYNKVSEKYSGNPEVQQIAAEVAKRQGK